One genomic window of bacterium includes the following:
- a CDS encoding thioredoxin family protein has product MRHAILITAALLLLAGGALAELAPGDAAPDFTLTDTAGREHHLQGYLDAGQTVVLEWFNPDCPFIKKHHASARTMNEAYAKVKDHDVVWLAINSGAPGKQGAGLERNRTAVTEYEMPFPVLLDESGEVGMAYGAKTTPHMFVIAADGTVAYNGAIDDNPSPSQMGETNYVLAALHAVLSGAEVEHATTKPYGCSVKYGK; this is encoded by the coding sequence ATGCGTCACGCGATCCTGATCACCGCCGCCCTGCTGCTGCTGGCCGGCGGGGCCCTGGCCGAGCTCGCCCCCGGCGACGCCGCGCCCGATTTCACCCTGACCGACACCGCGGGCAGGGAGCACCACCTGCAGGGCTACCTCGACGCCGGCCAGACCGTCGTCCTGGAGTGGTTCAACCCCGACTGCCCCTTCATCAAGAAGCACCACGCCAGTGCCCGGACCATGAACGAGGCCTACGCCAAGGTGAAGGACCACGACGTCGTGTGGCTGGCCATCAACTCGGGCGCACCCGGCAAGCAGGGCGCGGGTCTCGAGCGCAACAGGACCGCGGTCACGGAGTACGAGATGCCCTTCCCGGTCCTGCTCGACGAGTCGGGCGAGGTGGGCATGGCCTACGGCGCCAAGACGACGCCGCACATGTTCGTGATCGCGGCCGACGGCACGGTGGCCTACAACGGGGCCATCGACGACAATCCGTCGCCGTCGCAGATGGGCGAGACGAACTACGTGCTGGCGGCGCTGCACGCGGTGCTGTCCGGCGCCGAGGTCGAGCACGCGACCACCAAGCCCTACGGCTGTTCGGTGAAGTACGGCAAGTAG
- a CDS encoding acyl-CoA thioesterase yields the protein MEPAIRVLMMPRDTNHHGTIFGGVILSHIDQAGAVAAIARGCPRVVTVAMDKVVFEQPVRVGDLVSFYAEVIRVGRTSLTIEVRVEAARRTGGETVPVTSAEVTYVHIDAEGRPLPVPAATA from the coding sequence ATGGAACCAGCCATCCGGGTGCTGATGATGCCCCGCGACACCAACCACCACGGCACCATCTTCGGCGGCGTCATCCTCAGCCACATCGACCAGGCCGGCGCCGTGGCCGCCATCGCCCGGGGCTGCCCCCGCGTCGTGACCGTCGCCATGGACAAGGTCGTCTTCGAGCAGCCCGTGCGCGTGGGCGACCTGGTGAGCTTCTACGCCGAGGTGATCCGGGTGGGCCGCACCTCGCTGACGATCGAGGTGCGCGTCGAGGCCGCCCGCCGCACCGGCGGCGAGACCGTACCGGTGACGAGCGCCGAGGTGACCTACGTGCACATCGACGCCGAGGGCCGGCCGCTGCCCGTGCCCGCCGCGACCGCCTGA
- a CDS encoding c-type cytochrome, whose product MPRFATHLVRGLCAAVLLAGVAGAAVPDEFTNLKVLPAETGKQELLDIMKKFTADLGMRCSDCHVQKVPGDFDSFDWASDELRNKEKARGMMRMVGRLNGELLPEAAGGHADGITCYTCHRGLHEPRTMEQEMLRTAHKSGIEAAEARYRELREQYYGSGSYDFGSNPLFAVANTMAESDDLDGARAMAKLNIEMNPDDTKAHLQLAQIELAAGNREEAGRVVREVLAKDPENRHAKRMQMELAK is encoded by the coding sequence ATGCCTCGTTTCGCCACCCATCTCGTGCGCGGCCTGTGCGCGGCCGTCCTCTTGGCCGGAGTCGCCGGGGCCGCCGTTCCGGACGAGTTCACGAACCTGAAGGTCCTGCCCGCCGAGACCGGCAAGCAGGAGCTGCTCGACATCATGAAGAAGTTCACCGCCGATCTGGGCATGCGCTGCTCGGACTGCCACGTGCAGAAGGTCCCGGGCGACTTCGATTCGTTCGACTGGGCCAGCGACGAGCTGCGCAACAAGGAGAAGGCCCGCGGCATGATGCGCATGGTGGGCCGTCTGAACGGCGAACTGCTGCCCGAGGCCGCCGGCGGCCACGCCGACGGGATCACCTGCTACACGTGCCATCGCGGCCTGCACGAGCCCCGCACCATGGAGCAGGAGATGCTGCGCACCGCCCACAAGAGCGGCATCGAAGCCGCCGAGGCCCGCTACCGGGAGCTGCGGGAGCAGTACTACGGCTCGGGCTCGTACGACTTCGGCTCGAATCCGCTCTTCGCGGTGGCCAACACCATGGCCGAGTCGGACGACCTCGACGGCGCCCGCGCCATGGCGAAGCTGAACATCGAGATGAATCCGGACGACACCAAGGCCCACCTGCAGCTCGCCCAGATCGAGCTGGCCGCGGGCAACCGCGAGGAAGCCGGGCGCGTCGTGCGCGAGGTGCTGGCGAAGGATCCGGAGAACCGCCACGCCAAGCGCATGCAGATGGAGCTGGCCAAGTAG
- a CDS encoding heme-binding domain-containing protein, which produces MSLRVPVRRLAIAAVLVAAAIQFVPVDRTNPPVETALTAPPAVREILVGACFDCHSHETTWPWYSRVAPLSWLIADHVTEGRRDLNFSRWPAFDLDAQDLLLREIAREVAAGDMPPRSYAAAHSAARLTAAQRDQIVSWARPATDSEADLPY; this is translated from the coding sequence ATGTCCCTACGCGTGCCGGTCAGACGCCTGGCGATCGCCGCCGTCCTCGTGGCGGCGGCGATCCAGTTCGTCCCCGTCGACCGCACCAATCCGCCGGTGGAGACGGCCCTGACCGCGCCGCCCGCGGTGCGCGAGATCCTCGTCGGCGCCTGCTTCGACTGCCACTCCCACGAGACGACCTGGCCCTGGTACAGCCGGGTGGCCCCCCTGTCCTGGCTGATCGCCGACCACGTGACCGAGGGCCGCCGCGACCTCAATTTCTCCCGCTGGCCGGCCTTCGACCTCGACGCGCAGGACCTGTTGCTGCGCGAGATCGCCCGCGAGGTCGCCGCCGGCGACATGCCGCCCCGCAGCTACGCCGCGGCGCATTCGGCGGCCCGCCTCACGGCCGCCCAGCGCGACCAGATCGTTTCCTGGGCCAGGCCGGCCACCGATTCCGAGGCCGATTTGCCCTATTGA